In Spirosoma sp. KUDC1026, the sequence GCTGGCAGTATTGAGCAAACCTATCGTCTGCCCGGATCTGGATACGTTCAAACACCGATTTTACCATCGCTACGAAGATGAAGAAGTTTCGCTGGCGCTGGCACTGGACCACGAAGCAGGCGTAGGTTATGGGCATCAGTCGGCGCTGGGCGTTGGGTATGCACCGATGATCGATGATCTGGCTTTGACGACACCGGCCACCAGCTCTCAAGCCGCATCAGATAGCTGGTGGCAGTCATTCCTGCTCGACAAGTTCACGCAAACGCTGCGAAATCAGCAATCAGAACTTCTGCTAACAGACGTAGACATCGACCAGCTGAGCCGCCATCAGACAACGCCACCAACGGCGCACAGTTTTTATGCGTACGGAAACCTGCTGGCCAGTTCCGATGAAGCCATTGACCAGGGAAATTTTCAGTTCAACATGCTGGCCTGCGAAGGCCCATCCTCGGTCAACCTGCTGAGCCGGTTCTGTTCTGGCGATGCCAGGTTGCAGGAATTAGTACAGACCTGCCTGAAGGCGGAAGAACAGCACCATCCGGATGTCATTTTCGCCGAGATCGTTCACTGTCCCGACTCCCGGGCCGGCAATATCATGAGTCGCCCTGGTCTGTACGCTTACGAAATTCCATATCTGGGCAAATCCTCGCTGCCGGCCGACCAGCAGATTCCGATTCAGGACCTGGTCGTTTCCATACGTAACAGCCAGGTTATTTTACGCTCGCGTCGCCTGAATAAGCGGGTTATTCCCCGCCTGTCCAACGCTCATAATTACCACGATGGCCTGCCCGTTTACCGATTTTTGTGCGACTTACAGCATCAGGATGCCCACCTGCATATTCGCTGGGACTGGAGCCTTCTACATCAGCAGGCCTATCTGCCCAGAGTTCGCTACCGGCAGGTCATTCTGAGCCGGGCGACCTGGCTGCTACAGCGCGTGGATTTCAAACACCTTTCGGTAGTCGACACCGCCGAAAAAATGCGGGCGCTGGGAATCCCGCAACACGTCTTTATTGCATCGGCCGACAGCGAATTATTCATTGATAGTCACGTTCCGGCCTCGCTCCAACTGCTGGTTCAGGTACTACGCAAACAGGAAACAACCCGACTTATTGAATGCCTGGTACCGCCAGTTACGCACGCAGACAACCCTGTTCCTCCCCGGTTTCTCCACGAGATTATTATCCCGCTCTGTAACCCGGACGCGCCCCGGATTCCGGGTTTACCTCCCCAGCCGGTTACGATGCCACAGCGCCGGTTCTCGATCGGGAGTGAATGGCTGTATCTAAAACTGTACGTGGGCGAAAAGTCGGCGGATACGGTACTGATTAACGGCCTGTATCCCGTGATCCAGCAACTCCTGGAGAAACGAATTATCAGCCAGTTTTTCTTTCTCCGGTACAATGACCCCGATCCACATTTGCGGCTTCGTTTTCGGGGAAATCCACATATGGAATTCTACTCGCACGTTATCCGCGCCATCGAGCAGATTCTTCATCGCTACGTACAAGGCGGCATTGTCCACAAAATCCAGGTCGATACGTACCAGCGGGAGCTGGAACGCTATGGAGTCGATCAGATTGATCGCTGCGAAGC encodes:
- a CDS encoding lantibiotic dehydratase, with product MIRNAGFYLFRRPTNSIDALQQFHQTLTTQSIDEALRSWYSCPAAQEALYVASPSLYDRFLRWQAGESVSEAEKLQTTLYKYLIRMSTRCTPFGLFAGCTTGRINGSTNLQPRPSAPVSLHTRLDIECQIALKDWLINQPIVRQQLLVYPNSSLYPVSNTYRYIEQQRSGQQRHHFISAIETNDYLVQLLERAASGVTLTALQQSLIDMGVAPDHAQTYLEQLIENQLLVFEIEPTLTGPDYLHLLIGKIASLAGTDLLTSQLQVLRQFLDQQDNRLAAYQQIRGWLQQRGYAATNATTVQVDTFFPDAQHQLSNRVVQQLEKTIEKLAVLSKPIVCPDLDTFKHRFYHRYEDEEVSLALALDHEAGVGYGHQSALGVGYAPMIDDLALTTPATSSQAASDSWWQSFLLDKFTQTLRNQQSELLLTDVDIDQLSRHQTTPPTAHSFYAYGNLLASSDEAIDQGNFQFNMLACEGPSSVNLLSRFCSGDARLQELVQTCLKAEEQHHPDVIFAEIVHCPDSRAGNIMSRPGLYAYEIPYLGKSSLPADQQIPIQDLVVSIRNSQVILRSRRLNKRVIPRLSNAHNYHDGLPVYRFLCDLQHQDAHLHIRWDWSLLHQQAYLPRVRYRQVILSRATWLLQRVDFKHLSVVDTAEKMRALGIPQHVFIASADSELFIDSHVPASLQLLVQVLRKQETTRLIECLVPPVTHADNPVPPRFLHEIIIPLCNPDAPRIPGLPPQPVTMPQRRFSIGSEWLYLKLYVGEKSADTVLINGLYPVIQQLLEKRIISQFFFLRYNDPDPHLRLRFRGNPHMEFYSHVIRAIEQILHRYVQGGIVHKIQVDTYQRELERYGVDQIDRCEALFCTDSLATLHFLDRTGDACDEQIRFMFAISKIDHLLIEANLCLSERHALLQILKDRFFLEFNGDSALRKQLNEKYRQYQPDMKQVLGQRNGSSGSDQTTELYLLATELSDRNVLFSILSSLIHMAVNRLFPYKQRAYELIIYHCLTKYYDSTLATSRLTV